The genome window CGTCGTTCAAGTTTTCAAGACTTTCAACTTTTTCAATTTGAGGAAAATATGATGAAGCAACTTTGAATTGTTCATCAGTGATCGTATCAAGAACGTAAGCACTTTTAAATCCGCAAGCAATCACAAAGTCAGGGTTTAATTGCTTTATAGCATTTAGCGCTTTGTTTTGCACCGCATTCGATATTCTGGCATGGTAAATCGGTTCTTGATGGAGCCAAATGTTCCCGCCATTTTCTGAAACAAATGTAATTTTCTCTCGGTAAGGCGCGAAAAAATTAGCAAGCTGAGCATATTGATTCCCGCTGGCAACAACAAATTCGACGTTTTGATCTTGCATCCGTTGAAATAGTTCTGCGAAATATTGGCGATCATATTCCTTATTATCATCTAAAAAAGTGCCATCCATATCGACAGCGATTAAACTAACAGTCATTTCAAAACTCCTTTTCTACTCGGGGGTTAACCCTTTAATTGTGAAATTAATGATCCGGGTAATTTCACTGAAATCGTCCCAGTCGGTTTCAAGAAACAAAAAATAGTGTTGGAGGACGTACCCCATTAACTCTGCTAAAAGAAAGCGAATGATTTCAGAATCGGGCCAATTTACCAACTGACCTTGCGCTTTTAATAAATCGAGGATTTGATTGAGCTCTTCAATTCTAACAGTTGGAATCCAGGAAATAAACGTGTCAGCCATTTTTCGATTGTAAGTGACTTCTTTAACTAATACTTGAACGGGTAGAATATTTTGCTTGATAAACCGGATTTGGTTGGTAAAAAAAGTGAAAACAAAATCATTTAGTTTGATTTGGTCATCATTAAAAAAATTTAACGGATGAGTTGGAAGCAATTCTTCTGCAAGGGGTTTAATAATCATGATTAATAACTCTTTTTTATTGCCGAACTTTTTGAAAAGGGTGCCCTCAGAAACTTTAGCAACTGTTGCAATTTCTTGTGTGCTAGTTGTGGCAAACCCGTTTTGAGCAAATAAATGAAGTGCAGCCTTAAAAATTAAACGCTGTTTCTCGCTCAAATTCTCTAACTCTTTGGTCTTACAGTAAATTGCGGGCAATTCTTTATTCATCTTGTTCACCTCCGTCTCATTTAAGTGAGTACTTGCTTCCTAAATTATAACGGAAAATCTTCATAAAATCTAATAAGATTCTTCCTGTGTTGACTTTGTTATGACTGCAATCTATAATTAATTATAGAAACAAGAAAGTAAGTAATCACTATCTGTGAGAGGTGGATTAATGTTGAATAATCAATACGAAGGTACAAGAAAGAAATTTCGTTGGGTCAGTTTAGTTTTTGGTTTAATTATGGCGGTTCTGGGACTGGTAGTTTTTATGCATCCCTATAAATTTGCTTTAACAATTACGTGGCTGTTCTCGCTGGCTATTTTGCTCAACGGGATTATCAGTTTTATCTTCTGGTATGATATTGGCCGCGATGGGTATCCGCGTCCGGGAGTGCTGTTGATTGATGCAATCCTTGATATTATTCTAGCGGTGCTGGTGTTGACATCATCAGGGCCAGATAAGTTTGTCATGCTGGGTTATATGTTTGCCTTTTGGTTTATCTTTGATTCGGCAACTTCGCTTTCAATGGCTTCGCTGTCATTTCACCCTGGGTTTAACATGGTCTTAGGGGTTCTAGGATTGATCATGGGTGTGATCATGTTATTTACGCCAATGATTGGTGCCGTAACGGTTGCATACTTGGCCGGAGCGTATTTATTAGTGTTTGGAATTTTGTTAGTTAGTCGAGCTTTTTGATCAATTAGGAGGTCAAAATGGAAAATGTGGTTTCAGTTTCATTTAATGATAACGCCAAAGCTTACCAGGCGTTGTCCGATTTAAAAAATAGTGTCTCGTCCTTTACAGTTTTAAGTGCTCGCTTGATCGAAAAAGTTGGCAATACCTACGTTCAAAAAGACGGCTTCGATGCCGACGCATACGGCGAAAACTTTGCTGAAGGCGGGATGATTGGGGCCTTGATTGGGATTTTAGGTGGTCCGCTGGGAGTTATTTTAGGCGGGAGTATCGGAATGCTGATCGGAAGTGCCAATGATGCTAGTTCAGAAACTAAAAAGCAAGACACGATGATGGAAATCGCGCAAGATTCAGAAAATGGTCTGGTATTGGTTTTAATCACCCAAGAATCCAGTTCTGATGATCTTGATGAATTCCTTCAAAAATACGACGTCAAGGCAATTATTCGTGAAGATTTCTCAGAAGTTCATCGCAAAATCTTGGCAGCAGAAAAAGCTCAAAAGCAACTTCAAAAGGATGCCCATGATGAGGTCATCGCTCAAAAGAAGAAAGCTTTTAAGAAAAAAGTTGCTGCAAGTCGTAATGAAATAAAAGCCCGGTTTGCTAAAATCACTGACGGCAAAAATTAATTTTTAAAGAAATGGCTTGGTGCTGTTTCTTTTTTTGATCGGGTAAAATTCCACCAGAATAGAGTTAAGAAGATTCCGCCCAGAATATCGCTAGGGTAGTGGACAAAAAGATAAACGCGGCTAAAAATAATAAATAAAAAGAATACAACCAGAAATGCTGTCAATGACCGCTTGAAGCGGGGCAACAGCGGGATAATGAAATAGAAGATCGACAGTACTAACAATAAAGACCCAAAAGTGTGCCCGCTTGGGAAGCTAAAAGAGCTTTCAGCAACTAATCGGGCGCTTGGACGCGGTCGAGCGATCAGTCTTTTAACTAACGTCAGCAAAATACCGCCGCTAATAAAGATTAGGGGTAAATCAATGGCAGAGCGCTTCTGCTGTTTGATAAATAAAAATAGGACTAAGAAAACCACCCACAGGGCAGTTGCTGGAGGACTGGCAAGTTTTGTGAGCTGGCTAATGATCGCGGTGCGCGCGGGAGTATGGAGCAGTTTTACTGCTGCCTGAATTGGTCGGTCTAAACCGCCAGTGAGCTTTAGTTTTACTAGGATTGTTAGTCCGATGAATGCTATAAGATTTGAAATGGCGTAAAGAAGATTTTTTTTAATTTTTCTACCTCAACTTTAATCATGAGTTATAATTAGTAAAACATTTTTCGAGGGTTTAAATTATTTGATCAAGAAAATTATCAAACTTAGTCAGAAAACTGATAAGGTTAAGTATAGCATAATCATCGCTTATTTATTTCTAGTGATCCCTGAATGCGTCTCAATGAGTTTGCCACATGCAGGGCTTATTTATAATTGGGTTTTTCGAGGGCTCAATATCGCAGGTTTACTGTTTTTTTGGGTCTGTTCGGTTCTTCTTGGAAGGCTTTCGGGGGTTACCCAAGGCTTTGGCGGCTACTTAGTTATTTTAAGTGTCCTTGTTGAGCAATTTTTTTCGTTTTTGTTTGGCAATCAAATTCTTTTTATTGTTCTCTTTGTTCTGGGCACCTTCTGGCTCATTTACGATTTGCTGCGGGCGTTTTTGTATTCTTCTACATTAGCTCGCCTTGATCCAAAAGCTTTGGGGTACAACGTCTGGGGGAACCTGGTCTTCTTTGTGACTGGCTTCTTGCTGGGCTTAACGCCGACGGTCAGCCTAGCTTATTTAAACGATACTGTTCGAAATGCGCGAGCGGCTCTAAACTTTTTTTACTATTTTCTGCACGTTATTTCCTTAGCGGCAATAATTCTTAGTGTTTTATTTTATCTCTATAATTTCAAAAAAAGAGTTAATCGCACCACCATTTGGGGGAATAGTTTTCTTATCATCGCAAGTTTTATCGTAGCTTTTTCGCTTTATTATTTCGACCATTTGGTGTGGAGCCCGCTTTTCTATTACATGGTGGCGCTAATGCTCTTGGGAGCAGTTCTCGTGATTCCGATCAATATTAATAAAGAATCGCTTAAGAATCACGATTTGGCTAAAGAAAATTAGGGAACGATATTGCAAAAATTTAAATTCATAAGAGAACTTCCATATATTTCATTAATTCATCTTTAACTTTAAATATTGCTGCATACTCCATTAGCAAACCTAAATTCTTCTTTTTGAGGTGAACGTAACTATTCATCGCTTGTTTAATAGTTTCTGCATGAGCCAGACGGAGAGGTGAAGACAGCAGACGAGATTATGAGTGAATCGGCTACGGCTAATCGCAAGCAGACGTAAGTTTGGGATCAAATTGGGAAGCAAACTTTAGAAGCAACAATTGATCTGGGAACCCATCTTGGAGCACTTAGAAATCAAGAATATAAAAGTTTAGCGCAGAATTTGAAGTTGACCGATAATCGCAACGAACGAACGGGCAAGAATTGGCGCATTGAAGCAGCGGTAACGAGACCATTTAAGCACACAACAGATCCAACAAAAGTGATTAGTGGCGATCCGCTTTATTATCATGACACGACTTTGGGGACGAAGACTCATTTAACCTCTACGGCACAAGTGCTGTATAACGGTACTGCGACAAGTGACTATCAAGAGGTCAAGAATTATCCTTGGAATTTGAGCTTTAAAGCAAATCCTATTGATATCCCGACAGAAGGAAGATATAATGTAATAGTGATATTTATCTTGGTAAATGTTGCACCTTAAGTTTTAGTCTCTATAATATTGAGTGTTGATCAGTAATGATCGGCGCTCTTTATTTTGCAATTAAATCGACTAGACGCTAGTAAAGATTTATCTTAAATCCTCAATAATCGAAAGTATCAATAATAGAAAACAAATTAAAAAAGCAAACGATTTTCTCGCTTGCTTTTTTCTTAAAGCTTAGTTACATAGGTGCCGTCAATCCATTGATTGTTACCGACGTTGTACCACGTAACTCCGTTAACATAATATTTGGAAAAGTACTGCCAATCGGTACCATGGAGCAACTTCTGACCAGTAAAATTACGATCGGTAGTCGCACGATCCCAAACGGCGATGCTGTAGTTAGGCACGTAATTAACTCTAACTACTCCTTGTTCACTAACTGCTTCTTCTGAATTTGCGAGTTGAACATATTGACTTAACACCCATTGTTTAGTTCCAACTTGATAAAAAGTTGAACCGTCATGTAAGGTGATCTTCTTGCTCACATTTACTGCCGCACCATGAGGCAGGTACTGACCAGTCTCTTGTCTAATTCCCGCAAAGGAATCATAAGTCTTGACCCCATATCCTGGCACGTAATTAATTGTTCCAGTTGCCAATAAGTTCTCAACTTGCGGATCAAGTTGTTGTAAGTTATATCTTTGAATTGCTGAAATTAAAGTGTTTGCGTAAGTCGGACTTGTTGCATAGCGACCTTGGAGCCAATTTGCAGAATCTTGGTAGCTAGAAGTGTTCTCTAACCAAGTTCCCTTATAATACAAAGCATCCCAACTTAAGCCATAACGAAGCTTTTGGGCGTTGTCTTCAAAACTTTCACCATAATTGTTGTAAGCTCTGAATTTGGCGTCAATTGTGATGTATTGGCCGCTGTTTTTGTCCCATTCTTTAGTGGGATAAGTAACGCTTTTGCCAGGCCAAGAATCGTTTGCTTTCATCCCGAACAAATTGTAGTTAGGCGCACTTCCTAATTGAGATTTACCCCAATTACTTTCAATAATTGCTTGAGCCATCATAATTGATGCCCACAAGCCATATTTATCTGACATCTGAAGCACATAAGGCTTAGTTGAATTGATAAAGTCTTGTTGACTGGCGTTCAGATTTGGAATCGAACCAGCGTCGTAAGTTTGCGGCGCTGTGTCTACAGCAGCCCCAACGGGTGCGATCGGTAAACTAATTAATGCTAATGCTGTGATACATATTTTTTTCTTATTAAACACAATCTACTCCTGAAAAATTATCTATCTAGAATATCATAAATTTTTTTTTCTGCAAATCCCATTTTAATTTGCGAGTGAAATATCTTTTTTACTGAAAATAAAATCTCCAATTAGATAGAAAATGAAAGCATAAGCAAGGTTAGTGATTATTGTGATTAATAAATTGCCATCGAAACTTATTTTATCAGCGTTCATTAGGCCCAGAAGGTACGAGTTTGATTGAAGAGGGCACAATTTGAAAATCCACCCATTTCGATCAATTTTTAGGAATTGGGCAGCTAAACTCCAGACTGGCGATCCCATCGTAAAATAAATAAAGGTGACGGCGGTAGTAAAGGCAGAGCTATCAACTAAAGCTGAAATCATCAAGGCAAAAGAACAGAAAAATACGCTGACTACTAAAATCTTTGCAATTGTGACCACCAGCTGGCTCATCGCAAAACTGAAAGGTGGCAGTTCACCAAGAAATATAAATTGAAGAAAATAGTTCAAAAGTTCTGAAATACTTCCATAAACTACCATCAAGATAATTATCGAACTAAATTTTGCCAACATAATTTTGTGACGGTTGTAAGGCCGTGTCAGCAGGAATTTGATTGTACCACTAGAAGCTTCCTTGGTAATGGTAGTTGCTGCGCAGACCATTCCAAAAAAGATCAGATAAATAAAAGTAATTTGAGAAGTTCCTAAAAAATAGCTATCAGGCTCAGAGGCACTACTAGTATTTTCAAAGATTCGAACGATACTTAAAAATCCAACTGTGGTAATTAATTGAAAAACAGGGAAAATGATTGAAATTCTTTTTTGGTGGAAAAATTTGCGCCATTCATTGATTATAAGTTTCATGAGTTTAACCCTTTCTTTTCATTATCAGCGGTAATGGAATCTAAAAATGAATCTTCAAGTGAACTATGCGAAAGGTTAAGCCCGAGAAGTGCAATTTCATTATTAACGAGCAAGCGCGCAATTTCTGGTCTTTGATCGGTTTCGTTAGCATTTACTGTAATTTCTAGTCGATTAAGATTGTTGGTCACTTGATAACCATTTCTGGTTAAGATTTCTTCGGCACGGGTAATGTCATCGGCAACTTCGACGTAGATAATCGAGTTGCTACGATTTAGAAATTCGCTCATTGTGCCTTCATAGATTTTCTCACCTTTATTAATGATAAAAAGGTCGTTAACAATGTCTTGAATCTCTGAAAGAATGTGACTGGAGATGATAATGCTGTTTCCCTGTTTGACGAATTTTTTCATTAATTCGCGGAAGTCTTTCATTCCTTTAGGATCAAGTCCATTCATTGGCTCATCTAAAATCAAGATTTTGGGATGATGTAGAGTGGCGTTAGCCACTCCTAAGCGTTGTCGCATCCCCAACGAATAACCTTTAACTTTTTTGTCTTGAGCATCGGCGAGGCCGGTTTCGATTAAATCTTGTTTTAATTCGTCATTGGTAATGTTCTTGCGACTCATATCGGCAAAAATACGAAGATTTTCAAGCCCAGTAAGATAATTATAAAATTCAGGGCTTTCGATGATGGTGCCGACATTAAAAACAGCTTTTTCGAAATCTCTAATCGTATCATAGCCGCAAATTTCGACATTTCCATCGCTTTGGTGCATTAAACCAGTGATAATTCTTAAGAGCGTCGTTTTGCCCGCTCCGTTGGGGCCAAGAAAACCCATTACCCGTCCGGGAGCAACCTTGAAGGAAAGATCTTTAAGAATTTGATGTCCTTGAATTTGCTTCGAGACGTGATTTACCTCAACTAAATAGTTGGTATTTTCCAAACTTTCTCACTTTCTAATCTAAATAAAGATTAACTAAATTTTGTTTTTGAACTAGATACATTGCAACCCCTGTGATGGTCAAAACAAAACCTTCCCACAAAACAAGCCCTACGTAAGTGTTCATTAAGGCGCTCGATTTAACAAGGCCTTGAAACCAGAGCTCCCAAGCGATGATAAACATCGAAAGAGAGAATACAACGTCGAGAGTAATGTATTTAGCTAAGAGACTTTTCATTTTTTTGGTTATGAAATAGATGAAAAGCAGCACAAGGACAGTTTGAGCAGTACCCACAATTACATCAAGGAACATCGGCGAACTGATATTGGCAATTGCACAACCTACCCCCAAGGCATAAGCATACCGATAATCGTAGAAAATCAAAAAATCTAAAGCCTCGGCTAACCGAAATTGAACGGGTCCAAACTGATTTGGTAAAAATAAAGTTAGGACCGCGTATAAGGCCGCGACCACTGCAAGTTTTGCAATATTTTTAACAGACAAAATAATTTTCCTCCTTTGATAACAATACTAAATTTAGGCGAAATCTTAGCACTTGTCAAACGAGCGGCGCAGCTGTGGTATACTTTTAGTCATCGAGGATAAACATGAATAAAGAGATTAAAGAATCTAGTAAGATTACTTTTTTGCGGCGCTTTTATGAGCCACGTGAAATGTTTCTAAAGCGTAAGTATAAGTGGTGGCAGAATTTAATGTTTCTGCTGCTGTTTGCTTTTGTTGCAACTATGGCGACGTTTTCCTTTTTGGCGCGACCTGAGATTTACAATGAAACAATTAGCTCGTCTTTGTCCTATTACACCAATAAAATCAAGGACCCAGAGTTTAAAAAGGCACTGGACACAGCGAAATTTAAAGATGGACAGTTAATTTATCAAGGCAAGAAGCGCATTCGTAAAAGTAAACAGTTTGATTTGGGAATTAATTTAACCGCTGCTGATTTGAAAAAAAGTAAGGCGAAATCAGGCTTGGTTTTCATGAAAAATAAGATTGTTCTTTATGCGCAAAATGGTAGCGACAAATCGCACAAGTTAGAAAGTATTGATTTCTCTTACGATCAGGATTTTAATCCCCACAGCAGCAATTTAAAAGGCGAACTGGAGCGAGCCTGGTCTAAAGAAAATAAGCGAGCTTATCTGCAGATGAGCCTCTCGACTTGGTTTATTGGCTTTGTCTATCGAATTCTTCTGATTTGGTTAATTTTGATTCTGATAATTAGAGCGATCATTAGAAAAGTCAATCACCGAGAGGAGTCGATGGTCAATCTTTTTGGCTTTTTGTCAAATGCCTCTGCAATTCCAACTATTTTGATGAGTATTGTTATCGCTATTTATTTTAATGCGTTGTTAGTGACAATTATTTTCTTAATTGCTCTGGTAATTATTGTTGCTATTGCATGGCATCAGACGAGATTTTTAGATGAAGAGAAAAAATGAAATTAAAACCGGAAACAAGTCGTAAATTTATTAGCATCTTCTCTGTCGTAGCCATTTTGCTGACAATAGTTTTGACAATTTGGGCTTTGAAGACCGGAATTTTTACCGATAAGAAAAAAATGATTGCGCTTTTGGGACACCATGAAGTGGTCAAAGTGCTGGTATTTATTTTTCTGCAAATCTTTCAAGTGGTTGTGCCAATTATTCCTGGTGGCATTACCCTGGGAGTTGGCGTTTTGGTTTTTGGACCTTTTTGGGGGTTTGTCTACAACTACCTTAGTATTTGCCTGGGTTCACTAATTAATTTTTATTTGGCCCGCCGTTTTGGTAAAAGGTTTATTCAATATGTGGCTAAGCCTGAAACTTATGAGAAGTACGAGAATATGGCAAATAAGAATAATCGTTTTCTTTGGTTTTTTGCTGCCATGATTGCTGCGCCGTTTGCCCCTGATGATATTTTGTGCCTTGTTGCGGGTTTAACGGAGATGACTTACCGTCAGTTCATTATTGTAATTCTGATTTGTAAGATTCCATCAATTATCTCATATAGTTTTGTTTTGGTTTTTGGTGGAGATTTCTTGGGGAAAATATTGCGAAGTTGGCATCATTAAATTGGATCAAAATCAATATTGATAAAAAATTTACTCGTAGAATGCAAATTTTTTGGAAAAATATCCTCTATACTAGGGATAGTGAAAAGTTAAGTTAAAAAGAGGGAGTAATAATTTTGAGAGGGGAGCAGGAAAATATAATACGGGCCAAACACTTGTTTTCTATTTATCAGAAATTAAAACGTGCCATTGATCGTATTAAACTAAATAGCCCAGGAATTAAATTAGATCAGGTGATGCCCGATTTACTAATGGCAGAACAAGAAATTATAAAAGAGTACGATGAAATTTATTTGCTTTTACAAGTTAGGTTCCTAATGAATTGTGAAGACTTTGAAGAACTTGATTTGCAGTATATCGATCTTGATGACTTAGGGGATAATAAATAGAAGATATAATGGTTATTTATGAAACCGGTTCATATTAATGAACGGGCTTTTTTGCTGTCTAAAATATCAAAATTTTAATTATGATTTTTTTGAATGAAAAAATTCATCTGTTAGGAAAACTTTCATTGACATGTATAAGGCATTTCCATACAATTAACCCTAACATTTTTTAACCTGGGAGGGTAATATGATGAAAAAGAATGAAAAACAAGTAATTATCATTATTGGATTTTGGGCGTTGTCAATGTTTTTTCTAGTCGGATGTGCGTCAAAGCCTAAATCTACAGGCAATTCGGCTCACGGCTCTAATGTATCGATTGGAGTTAACTTAGAGTTAAGCGGCAATGCGGCAGCTTATGGCCAAGCAGCGCTTAAAGGAATCAATTACGCAAGTGAACAGATCAATGACGCGGGTGGGATCAAAATTAATGGTCAGCGATTGCGTCTTAAATTAATTGTTAAAGACAACACGAGCAACAATTATCAAACTGCGATGAGCAATTCAAACCTCGCATCAAATGCTAAAGTTTCAGCTATAATTGGACCTTGTGTGTCTGCTAACGTGGCAGCAGGCTTGCCAAAAGCAACGGAAGCATCAGTACCAGTTCTCACCTCCCAGGGAACCTCTGATACCTTAACTCTTAAAAGAGATGGATCGGTTCAGCCAGATGCATTTCGGGCCTGTTATACCGATAGTTATCAAGGAGTTATTTTGGCGCACTTTGCTGATCTCGATTTGAAGGCAGATACTGTGGCAATTTTAGGCGACAAGACCTCTGACTATTCGGCTGGTTTGATCAAAGCTTTTAAAGGTGCCTACAAAGGAAAAATTGTCGATACCCAGTATTATCAGGCAGGCGATAAGGATTTTAGTGCAACTCTTACTAAATTAAAAACCGAAAAATTTAAAGCTCTGTTTGTGCCAGGTTACTATAATGAGGCCGGTTTGATCATCAAACAAGCGCGGCAACTTGGAATCAAAGCGGCAATTTTGGGACCCGACGGTTTCTCTGATGACACTTTATTCAAATTAGCGGGCAAGAAGAATTCTAATGACATTTATTACACTAATCACTTTGATTCGCTCGCAGCGGTCAATAACCGAGTAGAGCCATTTATTAAATCATACAAACAAAAATTTCACGAAGAGCCTTCAGGTTTCACGGCTCTTGGATATGATGCAGTTTATATGATTAAAGCTGCAATGGAAAATAAGCAATCGACTAATTCGATTAAAGTTGCACAGGGCTTAGCTAATTTGAAAGATTTCCAGGGTGTGACTGGCAATATGACAATGGATCGTTTTCATAATCCCAAAAAAGACGTCATTGTGGTGAAATATGATCACGGGGTAAAAGTTTCGGCTAAGGCAGTCAAATAGAATCATCTTTGATTTTTATGCATAATATTCAGCGAAAGTGTTTGAACTTCTCGCTGTTTTTTTATAAATATTATTTGACATGTATAAATAGTTTACGTAGAATAGAGCCTAATACTTTTAAATGAAAGGCGGAGAAAATTTTATGAAACGAGTGAAGCAACTTGCAGCGATGATCGGTTTATTTTCGCTAATGGCAATTGTTTTGTCAGGTTGTGCTGCCAAAGCCAAGGCGACGGGGAATGATTCGAAAGGTTCAGAGGTCTTGGTTGGTGTGAACATTGAGCTTAGTGGTAGCGCAGCTTCTTATGGTCAAGCAACTCTTAAGGGGATCAATTATGCTGCTGAACAAATTAATGACTCTGGCGGAATTAAGGTTAATGGCAAGCAGATGAAGTTGAAATTAATTACAAAAGACGATACTAGTAATAATTATCAAACTGCAATGGCATCCTCTAACTTGGCTTCAAGCGCTAAAGTTTCGGCGATTGTTGGCCCTTGTGTTTCTGCTAGTTTTGCAGCAGCTTTGCCAAAAGCTACTGAAGCGGCAGTCCCGACGGTTGCACCTGCAGGAACAGCTGACACTTTAACCCAAAAAAAAGATGGCTCAGTTCAGCCTGATGCTTTTCGAACTTGTTATACAGACAGTTATCAAGGCGTAATTCTTGCACATTATGCTTACAACGATTTGAAAGCTGACACAGTGGCAATCCTTGGGGATAAAACTTCTGATTATTCAGCAGGTTTAATTAAAGCTTTCAAAGGTGCATATAAAGGCAAGATTGTAGATACTCAGTATTATCAAGCTGGGGATAAGGATTTTAATGCAACGATTACTAAACTGAAAAATGAGAAGTTTAAAGCATTGTTTGTTCCTGGGTACTATAACGAAGCTGGTTTGATTATCAAGCAAGCACGTCAAGCAGGCATCAAAGCGGCGATTTTAGGGCCGGATGGTTTCTCAGATGACACATTATTTAAACTAGCAGGCAAGGAAAATGTAACTGATGTATATTATACAAATCATTTCGATGCAACAGCACCAGCTAATGATAAAGTTCGTCCTTTTGTTAATTCATACAAAAAGAAGTTTAAAGAAGAACCTTCAGGCTTTACTGCTTTAGGATATGACGCAGTATTTATGATTAAAGAAGCGATGGAAAAACGTCAGTCAACTAATTCAATTGAAGTTGCCAAAGGGCTTGCTGAGTTGAAAGATTTTGAAGGGGTGACTGGCACGATGACAATGGATCGCCTTCATAATCCGAAAAAAGATGTCATTGTCGTGAAGTTTAATCACGGAGTTAAAGTATCAGCTAAAGCGGTACGATAAAAAGGGGGATTAAGCATGCAGGTATTTATACAACAAATTTTTAATGGGATCTTTTTGGGGAGTATTTATGCCCTACTAGCCCTAGGTTATACGATGGTTTATGGAATTATCGGATTGATCAATTTTGCGCATGGTGATGTTTACATGATTGGTGCATTTATTGGTTTTTATCTGATCACTTCATTGCATCTGAATTTCTGGGTTACTTTAATCTTGACGATGGCAGCTTGTGCGTTAATCGGAATGCTAATTGAATTTCTGGCTTATCGGCCTTTAAGGCATCATGGAGCTCCCAAGATTACTGCCTTGATTACTGCAATCGGGGTTTCGTTTCTATTAGAAAATGGAATGACTTTCCTTTTTGGAGGAGATTCTAGACCATTTCCGCAAGCAATTAAATTGGTGACTTACCACATTGGATTTTTAGATGTTACTAATATTCAGATTTTAATTTTTGTCGTTGCGGTTGCGCTAATGATTGCCCTCCAGTTCATTGTTCAAAAAACCAAGATGGGTCGCGCAATGCGGGCTGTTTCCGTTGATACAGAAGCTGCGAGCATCGTCGGAATTAAAGTTGATCAGACGATTTCTTTTACTTTTGCAATTGGTTCAGCTCTCGCTGGGGCTGCTGGAGTCTTAATTGGACTTTACTATAACTCAATTGATCCATTAATGGGGATGACGCCTGGGATCAAAGCCTTTATCGCAGCAGTTGTGGGCGGAATCGGAGTAATTCCAGGAGCAGCCCTTGGTGGCTGGCTCATCGGCTTAATTGAGACGCTGACTTATTCAATCGGGATTTCTTCTTGGAAAGATGCTGCAGTTTATGCAGTTCTAATTCTCGTACTCTTAGTTCGTCCGACGGGGATATTCGGTAAAAAGGAAGGGGAGAAAGTCTAATGAAAAGAAATATCAGAGATCAACTCATTTGGCTTGCGATTGCAGTTGGCGGTTGGCTAGTCATTGACTTGTTAACCTTAGTTGGAATCATCAGTCCTTTTATTCTGACCATAATTACTATGATTGAAATTAACGTAATTTTAGCAGTGAGCTTGAATTTAATCTTAGGTGTTTCCGGTCAATTCTCGCTTGGTCACGCTGGATTTATGGCAATTGGTGCCTATGCTTCAGCAATTGTAGCTGAAAAGTCAAACAGCATTTGGGGATTTGCTTTAGGAATTTTAATTGGAATGG of Xylocopilactobacillus apicola contains these proteins:
- a CDS encoding glycoside hydrolase family 73 protein is translated as MFNKKKICITALALISLPIAPVGAAVDTAPQTYDAGSIPNLNASQQDFINSTKPYVLQMSDKYGLWASIMMAQAIIESNWGKSQLGSAPNYNLFGMKANDSWPGKSVTYPTKEWDKNSGQYITIDAKFRAYNNYGESFEDNAQKLRYGLSWDALYYKGTWLENTSSYQDSANWLQGRYATSPTYANTLISAIQRYNLQQLDPQVENLLATGTINYVPGYGVKTYDSFAGIRQETGQYLPHGAAVNVSKKITLHDGSTFYQVGTKQWVLSQYVQLANSEEAVSEQGVVRVNYVPNYSIAVWDRATTDRNFTGQKLLHGTDWQYFSKYYVNGVTWYNVGNNQWIDGTYVTKL
- a CDS encoding ABC transporter permease subunit yields the protein MKLIINEWRKFFHQKRISIIFPVFQLITTVGFLSIVRIFENTSSASEPDSYFLGTSQITFIYLIFFGMVCAATTITKEASSGTIKFLLTRPYNRHKIMLAKFSSIIILMVVYGSISELLNYFLQFIFLGELPPFSFAMSQLVVTIAKILVVSVFFCSFALMISALVDSSAFTTAVTFIYFTMGSPVWSLAAQFLKIDRNGWIFKLCPLQSNSYLLGLMNADKISFDGNLLITIITNLAYAFIFYLIGDFIFSKKDISLAN
- a CDS encoding phosphatase PAP2 family protein → MLTLVKRLIARPRPSARLVAESSFSFPSGHTFGSLLLVLSIFYFIIPLLPRFKRSLTAFLVVFFLFIIFSRVYLFVHYPSDILGGIFLTLFWWNFTRSKKETAPSHFFKN
- a CDS encoding Cof-type HAD-IIB family hydrolase, which encodes MTVSLIAVDMDGTFLDDNKEYDRQYFAELFQRMQDQNVEFVVASGNQYAQLANFFAPYREKITFVSENGGNIWLHQEPIYHARISNAVQNKALNAIKQLNPDFVIACGFKSAYVLDTITDEQFKVASSYFPQIEKVESLENLNDDIIKYSVEVKEKSTFKNDFDGELIAVPTGGSGIDLILPGVHKAAGIKKVQERLNIPTEEVAAFGDNGNDREMLAHAHYSFAMENAIPEVKKIASAVIGNNNDKAVLKTIERLLAST
- a CDS encoding TetR/AcrR family transcriptional regulator, encoding MNKELPAIYCKTKELENLSEKQRLIFKAALHLFAQNGFATTSTQEIATVAKVSEGTLFKKFGNKKELLIMIIKPLAEELLPTHPLNFFNDDQIKLNDFVFTFFTNQIRFIKQNILPVQVLVKEVTYNRKMADTFISWIPTVRIEELNQILDLLKAQGQLVNWPDSEIIRFLLAELMGYVLQHYFLFLETDWDDFSEITRIINFTIKGLTPE
- a CDS encoding DUF1269 domain-containing protein — its product is MENVVSVSFNDNAKAYQALSDLKNSVSSFTVLSARLIEKVGNTYVQKDGFDADAYGENFAEGGMIGALIGILGGPLGVILGGSIGMLIGSANDASSETKKQDTMMEIAQDSENGLVLVLITQESSSDDLDEFLQKYDVKAIIREDFSEVHRKILAAEKAQKQLQKDAHDEVIAQKKKAFKKKVAASRNEIKARFAKITDGKN
- a CDS encoding HdeD family acid-resistance protein gives rise to the protein MLNNQYEGTRKKFRWVSLVFGLIMAVLGLVVFMHPYKFALTITWLFSLAILLNGIISFIFWYDIGRDGYPRPGVLLIDAILDIILAVLVLTSSGPDKFVMLGYMFAFWFIFDSATSLSMASLSFHPGFNMVLGVLGLIMGVIMLFTPMIGAVTVAYLAGAYLLVFGILLVSRAF